Proteins from a genomic interval of Diaphorobacter sp. HDW4A:
- a CDS encoding PDR/VanB family oxidoreductase, with translation MSDNSTTAHDKLTLRVQSITHAAKDTYLVELTDPNGNPLPSVTPGSHIDLHLANGITRSYSLVQSGDAPVSYVVGVKLDAKSRGGSRYVHEQLRVGSLLPVSMPRNLFPLHEDAKHTVLIAGGIGITPIWCMAQRLQAIGASWEIWYSVRSRADLAFVPLLQAMGDRVHLHVDEEAGKILNLPAIVAAAPDGTHFYCCGPTPMLDAYETAAAVRFPAGQIHLERFAAKQAASVDGGFVITLARSGRDLVVPQGASVLKVLLDNGINVDSSCQEGICGCCEVVVLEGEVDHRDAILTEAERAANKTMMVCCSGAKCSRLVLDL, from the coding sequence ATGTCGGACAACAGCACCACCGCGCACGACAAGCTCACGCTGCGCGTGCAGTCCATCACCCATGCGGCCAAGGACACGTACCTGGTCGAACTCACCGACCCGAACGGCAACCCCCTGCCCTCGGTGACACCGGGCTCGCACATCGATCTGCATCTTGCCAACGGCATCACGCGCTCGTATTCGCTGGTGCAGTCTGGCGACGCGCCCGTGTCCTATGTCGTCGGCGTGAAGCTCGACGCCAAAAGCCGTGGCGGTTCGCGCTATGTGCACGAACAGCTGCGCGTGGGCAGCCTGCTACCGGTATCGATGCCGCGCAACCTTTTCCCGCTCCACGAAGATGCCAAACACACGGTGCTGATCGCAGGCGGCATCGGCATCACGCCGATCTGGTGCATGGCCCAGCGCCTGCAGGCCATCGGTGCATCGTGGGAGATCTGGTACAGCGTGCGTTCGCGCGCCGATCTCGCCTTTGTGCCGCTGCTGCAGGCCATGGGGGATCGCGTGCATCTGCATGTCGACGAAGAGGCTGGCAAGATTCTCAACCTGCCCGCCATCGTCGCCGCCGCACCTGACGGCACACATTTCTACTGCTGCGGCCCCACACCCATGCTGGACGCGTACGAGACGGCCGCTGCGGTGCGTTTCCCGGCAGGGCAGATCCATCTCGAGCGCTTTGCGGCCAAGCAGGCGGCTTCTGTCGATGGCGGCTTCGTGATCACGCTCGCCCGCTCCGGCCGCGATCTCGTCGTGCCGCAAGGCGCGAGCGTGCTCAAGGTGCTGCTGGACAACGGCATCAACGTGGACTCTTCCTGCCAGGAGGGCATCTGCGGCTGCTGCGAGGTCGTCGTGCTTGAAGGCGAGGTGGACCACCGCGACGCCATCCTCACCGAGGCCGAACGTGCCGCCAACAAGAC